In uncultured Bacteroides sp., one genomic interval encodes:
- a CDS encoding FkbM family methyltransferase, with the protein MKAASFIHIIQYKLNCELNNIKRKKALSRKKNDIFSYFKKNTPQNKEIEEALNYLKDSPLHTFCAPFREAYNWKDINVLIDASNGLPYVMHQGKKLYFVRSFNDRTVKYSYNGLRTEQDPDSPHCYLSDNFTVQQNDVLLDVGSAEGIFALTHIEKLKHVVLFERNAEWVEALEATFAPWKEKVTIIRKYVSDCDDTENITIDSFLADKPYVPTFIKIDVEGAEKRVLNGMQKTIQLPELKIALCTYHQQKDFVEFSHYLTEAGFKWNASKGVMLFLNDMESLQTPFFRKGLIRANK; encoded by the coding sequence ATGAAAGCTGCAAGTTTTATTCACATCATTCAATATAAATTGAATTGTGAATTAAATAACATTAAAAGGAAAAAAGCTCTTTCCAGAAAAAAGAACGATATATTTTCCTATTTCAAAAAAAACACCCCACAGAATAAAGAGATAGAAGAAGCCCTGAATTACTTAAAGGATTCTCCTCTTCATACATTCTGTGCTCCGTTTCGTGAGGCTTATAACTGGAAAGACATCAATGTTCTTATTGATGCTTCGAATGGGCTACCTTATGTTATGCACCAGGGAAAGAAACTATATTTTGTCCGTTCCTTCAATGACAGAACTGTAAAATACAGCTATAACGGATTGAGAACCGAACAAGATCCTGATTCGCCGCACTGTTATCTAAGCGATAACTTTACAGTGCAGCAAAACGATGTTTTATTAGATGTAGGTAGTGCTGAAGGAATCTTTGCCCTTACACATATAGAAAAGCTGAAACACGTGGTTCTCTTCGAAAGAAATGCTGAATGGGTGGAAGCTTTGGAAGCAACCTTTGCTCCCTGGAAAGAGAAAGTTACTATTATCAGGAAATATGTATCCGACTGTGATGATACAGAAAATATAACCATCGATTCTTTTCTGGCAGATAAACCTTATGTACCGACATTTATTAAGATTGACGTGGAAGGAGCCGAGAAAAGAGTCTTAAACGGAATGCAGAAAACCATTCAGTTACCCGAGCTGAAAATTGCGCTTTGCACTTATCATCAGCAAAAAGATTTTGTGGAATTCTCACACTATCTTACAGAAGCAGGTTTCAAATGGAATGCATCAAAAGGGGTAATGCTTTTCCTTAATGATATGGAAAGCTTGCAAACTCCATTTTTCAGAAAAGGATTAATCAGAGCGAATAAATAA
- a CDS encoding glycosyltransferase, with product MNAKVKVSVLMLTYNHEKYIVDAIESVIKQQTDFPFELVIGEDRSTDSTAEICREYQKKYPEIIKLTTNEENLGLQENFIRSYNRCSGEYMAICEGDDFWINKQKLQIQADFLDSHKEYSACFHRALNYYQEDGSKSIGNGGYQKKVNTVFDIINCNPITNVTVMFRLGLFGELPSWFSKVTSYDFAIHVLNAEHGDAYFMNNVMAVYRQHKESIWSMASSEKQMLISVINRQLLIDHYKEKNKAICDKLTETYTNGCIRLVQYYQSIGNEEKVAETEQFIFKANPSFTIEQVKEMEKIRKAPLKKIISQRIFRLVKVIRREISKLIPLPKIK from the coding sequence ATGAATGCAAAAGTAAAAGTAAGCGTATTGATGCTTACCTACAATCATGAGAAATACATTGTAGATGCTATAGAAAGCGTAATAAAGCAGCAAACAGATTTCCCGTTCGAGCTGGTTATTGGTGAAGACCGCAGTACAGATAGCACAGCCGAAATCTGTCGTGAGTATCAGAAAAAATATCCGGAGATCATCAAGCTTACAACAAATGAGGAGAATCTGGGACTGCAAGAGAACTTTATCCGTTCCTATAACCGTTGTTCCGGCGAGTATATGGCAATCTGCGAAGGAGACGACTTCTGGATTAACAAGCAAAAACTGCAAATACAAGCAGATTTTCTGGACAGCCATAAAGAATATTCAGCTTGTTTTCATCGTGCACTGAATTATTATCAGGAAGATGGAAGCAAAAGTATAGGCAATGGAGGTTATCAAAAGAAGGTAAATACAGTTTTCGATATCATAAACTGTAATCCCATCACAAACGTAACGGTTATGTTCCGTTTAGGACTGTTCGGAGAATTACCTTCATGGTTCAGTAAAGTAACATCATACGATTTTGCCATTCATGTACTTAACGCTGAACATGGAGATGCTTATTTCATGAATAATGTAATGGCAGTGTATCGCCAGCATAAAGAAAGCATCTGGAGCATGGCTTCCTCTGAAAAACAGATGCTTATTTCTGTTATAAACAGACAATTGCTTATTGATCATTACAAAGAAAAGAATAAAGCTATCTGTGATAAACTCACAGAAACATATACAAACGGCTGCATACGGTTAGTGCAATATTACCAATCCATAGGGAATGAAGAAAAAGTAGCCGAAACAGAACAGTTTATTTTTAAAGCCAACCCTTCATTTACCATTGAGCAGGTGAAGGAAATGGAAAAAATAAGAAAAGCACCGTTAAAGAAGATAATATCACAACGCATATTCCGTTTGGTAAAAGTTATCAGACGTGAAATTTCCAAACTAATACCTTTGCCTAAAATCAAATGA
- a CDS encoding glycosyltransferase family 2 protein, whose protein sequence is MKVSVIIVSYNFEQWIDRCLGSLRRSTSPISVIVVDNGSKDNTTQILEKNYPEVHLIKTGANLGFGKANNIGIRYAMEQGADYFFLLNQDAWIDEDTIEILLALFERHPEYGILSPAHLNGKGDKPDFGFSTYSGIKEKEEFLSLQKDNEVVSLKFINAAFWMISIKAIKDLGGFCPLFFHYGEDIDYINRLHYHGYMLGYSPHVFGYHDRENREISRETFLRSEKIYLLSEYANINYSFYKAFGYGVLAGIKKAMIALKKGKVANSLTFINISIGLLCKTKQVLQMTNKNRKKALNYI, encoded by the coding sequence ATGAAAGTATCGGTTATCATCGTGTCCTACAATTTCGAGCAATGGATAGATCGTTGCTTAGGTAGTTTGCGCCGTTCAACCTCTCCCATTTCGGTGATTGTTGTTGATAATGGTTCCAAAGACAACACAACTCAGATTCTTGAAAAGAATTATCCAGAGGTGCATTTAATAAAGACAGGAGCAAATCTAGGATTTGGTAAGGCAAACAATATTGGTATCCGATATGCAATGGAACAAGGCGCTGATTATTTCTTCCTTCTAAATCAGGATGCCTGGATAGATGAAGATACTATAGAAATATTACTTGCCCTCTTTGAGAGACATCCAGAATATGGAATACTCTCACCTGCCCACTTAAATGGAAAAGGTGATAAACCGGACTTCGGTTTTTCGACTTATTCAGGAATAAAAGAAAAAGAAGAATTCCTTTCCCTGCAAAAAGATAATGAAGTAGTAAGCCTGAAGTTTATTAACGCTGCTTTTTGGATGATTTCCATTAAGGCTATAAAAGATTTGGGTGGTTTTTGTCCTTTGTTCTTTCACTATGGAGAAGACATTGACTATATTAACCGATTGCACTATCATGGCTACATGTTAGGATACTCTCCCCATGTGTTTGGTTATCATGATCGGGAGAACAGAGAGATTTCTCGGGAAACCTTTCTTCGATCGGAAAAAATTTATCTGCTTTCTGAATATGCAAATATCAATTATTCTTTTTATAAAGCTTTCGGTTATGGCGTTCTGGCCGGAATAAAAAAAGCCATGATAGCTCTTAAAAAGGGGAAAGTAGCCAATAGCTTAACATTTATCAATATCAGTATTGGTTTACTTTGTAAGACTAAACAAGTTTTACAGATGACAAATAAAAACAGAAAAAAAGCATTAAACTATATTTGA